In a single window of the Methanobrevibacter arboriphilus JCM 13429 = DSM 1125 genome:
- the hmgA gene encoding hydroxymethylglutaryl-CoA reductase (NADPH) has translation MDKKDIIQKLKNGEMKLYEVDKHSSSTEKAIDIRREFIEETTNTKLNTIANYTLDMESASKKNIENPIGTIQIPIGVAGPLKINGEYIENKDFYVPLATSEGALVASVNRGCSTITEAGGVNARVIDDKMTRAPVIKAKSGVQAIEIKKWFEDNFQKLKKIAESTTNHGKLLRIDPILVVGNYIYPRFVYSTGDSMGMNMVTIATEKVLELLLNETNAQLIALSGNACVDKKPSSINLVEGRGKTVVADIIIPQEIVKNKLKTTAEAIVEVNTAKNLIGSAISGSMGFNAHFANMIGAIFLATGQDIAHVVEGSLGITTAEDRDGDLYFSVTMPDLPIATIGGGTSLKTANESLEILGVAGSGNVKKFAEIVIATVLAGELSLMGALAAGHLARAHKELGRA, from the coding sequence ATGGATAAAAAAGATATAATTCAAAAACTTAAAAATGGTGAAATGAAATTATATGAAGTTGATAAACATTCATCTTCTACTGAAAAAGCTATTGATATAAGAAGAGAGTTTATTGAAGAAACCACCAATACAAAACTCAATACAATAGCTAATTACACTCTTGATATGGAATCAGCTTCTAAAAAAAATATTGAAAACCCAATTGGAACAATACAAATCCCAATAGGAGTTGCAGGACCATTAAAAATCAATGGAGAATACATAGAAAATAAAGATTTTTATGTTCCACTAGCAACATCTGAAGGAGCACTTGTAGCATCAGTTAATAGAGGATGTTCTACAATAACAGAAGCAGGAGGAGTGAATGCTAGAGTTATTGATGATAAAATGACAAGAGCACCTGTTATTAAAGCAAAATCTGGAGTTCAAGCTATTGAAATTAAAAAATGGTTTGAAGACAACTTCCAAAAACTAAAAAAAATAGCTGAAAGTACCACAAACCATGGGAAACTTTTAAGAATTGACCCAATACTTGTTGTGGGAAATTATATTTATCCTCGCTTTGTTTACTCTACTGGAGATAGTATGGGAATGAACATGGTTACAATAGCTACAGAAAAAGTTTTAGAACTCTTATTAAATGAAACAAATGCTCAACTAATTGCACTAAGTGGTAATGCATGTGTTGATAAAAAACCATCTTCCATAAATTTAGTTGAAGGTAGAGGTAAAACTGTAGTTGCAGATATAATTATCCCACAGGAGATAGTTAAAAATAAACTCAAAACTACAGCAGAAGCAATAGTGGAAGTTAATACAGCTAAAAATCTAATTGGATCAGCTATTAGTGGAAGTATGGGATTTAATGCACACTTTGCAAATATGATTGGAGCGATATTTTTAGCTACAGGTCAGGATATAGCTCATGTAGTTGAAGGATCATTAGGAATAACCACAGCAGAAGATAGAGATGGAGATTTATACTTTTCTGTAACTATGCCAGATTTACCAATAGCGACAATTGGTGGTGGAACAAGCCTTAAAACAGCAAATGAATCATTGGAAATTTTAGGTGTAGCTGGATCTGGAAATGTTAAAAAGTTTGCAGAAATAGTAATAGCTACAGTTTTAGCTGGAGAATTATCTTTAATGGGCGCATTAGCTGCAGGACATCTAGCTAGAGCTCACAAAGAATTAGGAAGAGCTTAA
- a CDS encoding S24/S26 family peptidase produces the protein MISSPFGKDLGSMNVDLENYTYYQMNNIDSNASTLRAGITEIAENYGYDDIKININSQFGEDQMPMEVTVDGVSMVPTLQDGENVIIQKTKNPKVGDIIVVKDPEETLLIKRLGNISGDRIFLSSDNNDTVTAIVNGSYVEMIALEKWTNASNVVGVAKIFNV, from the coding sequence GTGATTTCTTCTCCATTTGGAAAAGATTTAGGTAGTATGAATGTTGATTTGGAAAATTATACATATTATCAGATGAATAATATTGATAGTAATGCAAGCACATTAAGAGCAGGAATAACAGAAATAGCTGAAAATTATGGGTATGATGATATAAAAATTAATATTAATTCTCAATTTGGTGAAGATCAAATGCCAATGGAAGTTACTGTTGATGGAGTTTCAATGGTTCCTACATTACAAGATGGAGAAAATGTTATAATTCAAAAAACAAAAAATCCTAAGGTTGGAGATATTATAGTTGTTAAAGACCCTGAAGAAACTCTTCTTATAAAACGTTTAGGAAATATTAGTGGGGATAGAATCTTTTTATCAAGTGATAATAATGATACAGTCACTGCAATTGTAAATGGATCTTATGTGGAAATGATAGCTCTTGAAAAATGGACTAATGCTTCTAATGTTGTTGGAGTAGCTAAAATATTCAATGTTTAG
- the sucD gene encoding succinate--CoA ligase subunit alpha yields the protein MILLNEDTRCLVQGITGKQGSFHTEQMLQYNTNIVAGVTPGKGGQQFQNVPIFDSIEAAKEETDVNASIIFVPAPFAKDAAFESIKHLDLVVIITEHIPVHDSMQIMAYGKNKDVTVIGPNTPGIISPKVGKMGIMPTHIFSEGNVGVISRSGTLTYEVASQLTREGIGQSTCIGIGGDPVIGTNYSTILQKFEDDPETEKIVMIGEIGGNAEEKAAEYINENISKPVVSYIAGITAPPGKRMGHAGAIIEGNSGTAESKMKALKKAGVSVAKKPSDIVELIKTI from the coding sequence ATGATCTTATTAAATGAAGATACAAGATGTTTAGTTCAAGGAATTACAGGAAAACAAGGATCGTTCCATACAGAGCAAATGCTTCAATATAATACAAATATTGTAGCTGGTGTAACTCCTGGAAAAGGAGGACAGCAATTCCAAAATGTACCTATATTTGATTCTATCGAAGCAGCTAAAGAAGAAACAGATGTTAATGCTTCAATAATATTTGTTCCAGCACCTTTTGCAAAGGATGCGGCTTTTGAATCAATAAAGCATTTAGACCTTGTAGTTATTATTACAGAACATATACCAGTCCATGATTCAATGCAAATAATGGCTTATGGGAAAAACAAAGATGTTACTGTTATTGGGCCTAATACACCAGGAATAATATCTCCAAAAGTTGGAAAAATGGGGATCATGCCCACACATATATTTTCAGAGGGAAATGTGGGAGTTATATCTAGAAGTGGAACCTTAACTTATGAAGTAGCTAGTCAACTTACTAGAGAAGGAATTGGACAAAGTACATGTATTGGAATTGGAGGAGATCCTGTAATTGGAACAAACTACTCTACAATACTGCAAAAATTTGAAGATGATCCAGAAACAGAAAAAATTGTAATGATTGGAGAAATCGGAGGAAATGCTGAGGAAAAAGCTGCAGAATACATTAATGAAAACATTTCAAAACCAGTTGTTTCATATATTGCAGGTATAACTGCACCTCCAGGTAAAAGAATGGGACATGCAGGAGCTATAATCGAAGGAAATAGTGGAACTGCAGAAAGTAAAATGAAAGCTCTTAAAAAAGCAGGTGTAAGTGTAGCTAAAAAACCTTCAGACATTGTTGAATTAATTAAAACAATCTAA
- the aroD gene encoding type I 3-dehydroquinate dehydratase, with the protein MISQTKIAIPILQEKEEDIIKTAQDFIKKGADLLELRIDGIANVNSDMVKKIIDSINFPVIATNRSKKEGGFFLGSEKERINILKSCCDLKNVEYIDIELQTDPCLRNFLIDKCREANIKTIISFHDFEKTPSVDYLLKIVNEQKELGDVAKIAVMPTNLEDTINVLAIMSHCDNTIAISMGEIGSYTRVMASKFNAPFTFATGGDVTAPGQIDIETMKLLLNMDLMDHDDFLDDI; encoded by the coding sequence TTGATTTCACAGACTAAAATAGCTATTCCTATTCTGCAAGAAAAAGAAGAAGATATAATTAAAACTGCTCAAGATTTTATTAAAAAAGGGGCTGATCTTCTTGAACTTAGAATTGATGGTATAGCTAATGTTAATTCTGATATGGTTAAAAAAATTATTGATTCTATTAATTTTCCAGTTATAGCAACCAATCGTTCTAAAAAAGAAGGAGGATTCTTTTTAGGTAGTGAAAAAGAAAGAATTAATATTCTTAAAAGTTGTTGTGATTTAAAAAATGTTGAGTATATTGATATAGAACTTCAAACTGATCCTTGTCTTCGAAATTTTCTTATTGATAAATGTAGAGAAGCTAATATTAAAACTATAATATCTTTTCATGATTTTGAAAAAACACCTTCAGTTGATTATTTACTTAAAATTGTAAATGAACAAAAAGAATTAGGGGATGTAGCTAAAATTGCTGTTATGCCAACAAATTTAGAGGATACTATAAATGTTTTAGCTATAATGTCTCATTGTGATAATACAATAGCTATATCTATGGGTGAAATAGGAAGTTATACTCGAGTTATGGCATCTAAATTCAATGCACCTTTTACATTTGCAACTGGTGGAGATGTTACAGCTCCTGGTCAGATTGATATTGAAACTATGAAATTATTACTAAACATGGATCTAATGGATCATGATGATTTTTTAGATGATATTTAA